A genomic region of Mycobacterium senriense contains the following coding sequences:
- a CDS encoding DUF3556 domain-containing protein: protein MGFLKPELPQLDMAEWNNGTRSEKIRPMAKHWAEVGFGTPVVLHLFYVVKILLYILGAWLFASATNGLGGFTRVASWWSEPIVFEKVVLYTMLFEVIGLGCGFGPLNNRFFPPMGSILYWMRFGTIRLPPWPDRVPLTKGTKRKPVDVALYALFLLVTLAALFADGTGPIPELGTKIGLLPAWKIALILLLLAVAGLRDKVIFLAARGEVYATMAVTFLFAAPDMIVGSKVVFLVIWMGAATSKLNKHFPFVISTMMSNNPLVRPRWLKRRFFESFPDDLRPGRLSRWIAHLSTAIEMLVPLPLFFCHGGWPVTIAAIVMVCFHLGILVSIPMGVPLEWNVFMIFGVLSLFVAHTQIGLRNLRHPVVVAVLFVVIAGIVVLGNMFPRKISFLPGMRYYAGNWDTTLWCIKPSANDKIGRGIVAIASMPQAQLERFYGSPEAAQIPIYMGYAFRGFNTHGRALFTLAHRAMAGQNEDDYVITDGERICSTAIGWNFGDGHMHNEQLIAALQERCHFEPGEVRVVLLDAQPIHKQTQQYRLVDAATGEFERGIVRVADMVVRQPWADDVPVQLLSDDSPSTVTPD from the coding sequence ATGGGATTTCTGAAGCCCGAGCTGCCACAGCTCGACATGGCCGAATGGAACAACGGCACCCGTAGTGAAAAGATCCGGCCGATGGCCAAGCACTGGGCCGAGGTGGGCTTCGGCACGCCGGTCGTGCTGCATCTGTTCTATGTCGTCAAGATCCTGCTGTACATCCTCGGCGCGTGGCTGTTCGCGTCGGCCACCAACGGCCTCGGCGGCTTCACGCGCGTCGCGTCGTGGTGGTCGGAGCCGATTGTGTTCGAGAAGGTCGTGCTCTACACGATGCTCTTCGAAGTGATCGGGCTGGGTTGCGGCTTCGGCCCTTTGAACAACCGGTTCTTCCCGCCGATGGGCTCGATCCTGTACTGGATGCGCTTCGGCACCATCCGGCTGCCACCGTGGCCGGATCGGGTCCCGCTCACCAAGGGCACCAAGCGCAAACCGGTCGACGTCGCGCTGTACGCGCTGTTCCTTCTGGTGACGTTGGCGGCTTTGTTCGCCGACGGCACCGGACCGATACCCGAATTGGGCACCAAGATCGGGCTGCTGCCCGCATGGAAGATCGCGCTGATCCTGCTGCTGCTGGCGGTGGCCGGCCTGCGCGACAAGGTGATCTTCCTGGCCGCCCGCGGCGAGGTGTACGCGACCATGGCGGTGACGTTCCTGTTCGCCGCGCCGGACATGATCGTCGGGTCCAAGGTGGTGTTCCTGGTGATCTGGATGGGCGCCGCCACCTCCAAGCTCAACAAACACTTTCCGTTCGTCATCTCCACGATGATGTCCAATAATCCGTTGGTGCGGCCCCGCTGGCTGAAACGGCGCTTCTTCGAAAGCTTCCCGGATGATCTGCGGCCGGGGCGGCTGTCGCGGTGGATCGCGCACCTGAGCACCGCCATCGAGATGCTGGTGCCGTTACCGCTGTTCTTCTGTCACGGCGGCTGGCCCGTCACGATCGCCGCCATCGTAATGGTCTGCTTCCACCTGGGGATCCTGGTCTCGATCCCGATGGGCGTGCCGCTGGAGTGGAACGTCTTCATGATCTTCGGTGTGTTGTCGTTGTTCGTCGCGCACACCCAGATCGGGCTGCGCAACCTGCGGCACCCGGTGGTGGTGGCGGTCTTGTTCGTCGTCATCGCGGGAATCGTCGTGTTGGGCAACATGTTTCCGCGCAAGATCTCGTTCCTGCCCGGGATGCGTTACTACGCCGGCAATTGGGACACCACGCTGTGGTGCATCAAACCCTCGGCCAACGACAAGATCGGCAGGGGCATCGTGGCGATCGCCAGCATGCCGCAGGCCCAGCTGGAGCGGTTTTACGGCAGCCCCGAGGCCGCACAGATCCCGATCTACATGGGATATGCCTTCCGCGGCTTCAACACTCACGGACGCGCGCTGTTCACGCTGGCGCACCGCGCCATGGCGGGCCAGAACGAGGACGACTACGTCATCACCGACGGCGAGCGGATCTGCAGCACCGCGATCGGTTGGAACTTCGGCGACGGCCACATGCACAACGAGCAACTGATCGCCGCCCTGCAGGAGCGCTGCCACTTCGAACCGGGCGAGGTCCGGGTGGTTCTGCTTGACGCGCAACCGATTCACAAGCAGACCCAGCAGTACCGGTTGGTCGACGCGGCGACGGGTGAATTCGAGCGCGGCATCGTCCGGGTCGCCGACATGGTCGTCCGCCAACCCTGGGCCGACGACGTTCCGGTGCAACTGCTCTCGGACGACTCACCCTCGACTGTCACGCCGGACTGA
- the metE gene encoding 5-methyltetrahydropteroyltriglutamate--homocysteine S-methyltransferase has translation MTPQAFTATVVGSPRIGPKRELKRATEGYWKGRTSRAELEDVAATLRRDTWKSLADAGLDSVPVNTFSYYDQVLDTAVMLGALPAWAAQVPDDLDRYFAAARGNKDVAPLEMTKWFDTNYHYIVPEIEPATKFMLNPAKVLSELKEALEQGIPARPVVIGPVTFLLLSKAVNGGGAPIERLQELVPIYSELLSLLADNGAEWVQIDEPALVTDICPDAPALAEAVYNALGKVSNRPAIYVATYFGDPGDSLGALARTPVEAIGIDLVYGPDTAVAAVPELANKIVVAGVVDGRNIWRTDLDAALAKLATLRGSAASVAVSTSCSTLHVPYSLEPETGLDDALRSWLAFGQEKVAEVVALSRALHEGRDAVADEIAASNAAVASRKEDPRLHNDGLRDRIDSIVASGTHRGDAAQRRASQEERLHLPPLPTTTIGSFPQTVEIRKARAALVAGEIDEAEYQRRMKQEIADVIKLQESLGIDVLVHGEPERNDMVQYFAEQLDGFFATKNGWVQSYGSRCVRPPVLFGDVIRQHPMTVEWAKYAQSLTDKPVKGMLTGPVTILAWSFVRDDQPLADTANQVALAIRDETVDLQAAGIAVIQVDEPALRELLPLRRADQEDYLRWAVGSFRLATSGVADSTQIHTHLCYSEFGEVIGAIADLDADVTSIEAARSHMEVLDDLNSIGFSNSVGPGVYDIHSPRVPSTNEMAESLRAALRAVPAERLWVNPDCGLKTRNTDEVNASLKNMVAAAREVRAGV, from the coding sequence GTGACCCCCCAAGCTTTCACCGCAACGGTCGTCGGCTCCCCGCGTATCGGCCCGAAGCGTGAACTCAAGCGCGCCACCGAGGGCTACTGGAAAGGACGCACCAGCCGCGCGGAACTCGAAGACGTTGCGGCCACCCTGCGCCGCGACACCTGGAAGAGTCTGGCGGACGCCGGTCTGGACTCGGTACCGGTGAACACCTTCTCCTACTACGACCAGGTGCTCGACACCGCGGTCATGCTGGGGGCGCTACCGGCTTGGGCCGCGCAGGTCCCCGACGACTTGGACCGCTATTTCGCCGCGGCGCGCGGTAACAAGGACGTCGCGCCGCTGGAGATGACCAAGTGGTTTGACACCAACTACCACTACATCGTTCCCGAGATCGAGCCCGCGACGAAGTTCATGCTGAACCCGGCCAAGGTGCTCTCCGAGCTGAAAGAGGCGCTCGAGCAAGGGATTCCCGCACGACCGGTGGTCATCGGACCGGTCACCTTCCTGCTGCTGAGCAAGGCCGTCAACGGTGGCGGCGCGCCGATCGAGCGGCTGCAGGAGCTGGTGCCGATCTATTCGGAGCTGCTGTCGCTGCTGGCCGATAACGGCGCCGAGTGGGTGCAGATCGACGAGCCGGCTCTGGTCACCGACATCTGCCCCGATGCCCCCGCGCTCGCCGAGGCCGTCTACAACGCGCTGGGCAAGGTGAGCAACCGGCCCGCCATCTATGTCGCCACCTACTTCGGTGACCCCGGCGACTCGTTGGGTGCGCTGGCCCGCACTCCCGTCGAGGCGATCGGCATCGACCTGGTTTACGGTCCCGACACCGCGGTCGCGGCAGTGCCCGAACTTGCCAACAAGATCGTGGTGGCCGGTGTCGTCGATGGACGCAACATCTGGCGCACCGACCTCGACGCGGCGTTGGCCAAGCTGGCGACGCTGCGGGGCTCGGCCGCAAGCGTGGCGGTTTCGACTTCCTGCTCCACCCTGCACGTGCCGTACTCGCTGGAACCGGAGACCGGCCTGGACGATGCGCTGCGCAGCTGGCTGGCCTTCGGCCAGGAGAAGGTCGCCGAGGTGGTGGCACTGTCTCGCGCACTGCACGAGGGTCGCGACGCGGTCGCCGACGAGATCGCGGCCTCCAATGCGGCCGTCGCCTCCCGCAAGGAGGATCCACGACTGCACAACGACGGGCTGCGGGACCGCATCGATTCGATCGTGGCCAGCGGAACTCACCGGGGTGACGCGGCGCAGCGCCGCGCCAGCCAGGAGGAGCGGCTGCACCTGCCGCCACTGCCTACCACCACCATCGGGTCGTTCCCCCAGACCGTCGAGATCCGCAAGGCGCGCGCCGCGCTGGTCGCCGGCGAGATCGACGAGGCCGAATACCAGAGGCGGATGAAGCAGGAGATCGCCGACGTCATCAAGCTGCAGGAGAGCCTGGGGATCGACGTGCTGGTGCACGGCGAGCCGGAGCGCAACGACATGGTGCAGTACTTCGCCGAGCAGCTGGACGGCTTCTTCGCCACCAAGAACGGCTGGGTGCAGTCCTACGGCAGCCGGTGCGTGCGGCCGCCGGTGCTCTTCGGTGACGTGATCCGCCAGCATCCGATGACGGTGGAGTGGGCCAAGTATGCGCAGTCGCTGACCGACAAGCCGGTCAAGGGCATGCTGACCGGCCCGGTGACGATCCTGGCGTGGTCGTTCGTCCGCGACGACCAGCCGCTGGCCGACACCGCCAACCAAGTGGCGCTGGCCATCCGTGACGAGACCGTCGATCTGCAGGCCGCGGGCATCGCGGTGATCCAGGTCGACGAGCCCGCGCTGCGGGAGCTGCTGCCACTGCGTCGGGCCGACCAGGAGGACTACTTGCGTTGGGCCGTAGGGTCTTTCCGCTTGGCCACCTCCGGCGTCGCTGACTCCACCCAGATCCACACTCACCTGTGCTACTCGGAATTCGGTGAGGTGATCGGAGCCATCGCCGACCTGGACGCCGACGTGACATCCATCGAGGCGGCACGCTCACACATGGAGGTGCTGGACGACCTGAACTCGATCGGCTTCTCCAACAGCGTGGGCCCGGGCGTCTACGACATCCACTCGCCGCGGGTGCCGAGCACGAACGAGATGGCCGAGTCGCTGCGCGCGGCGCTGCGGGCCGTGCCGGCCGAGCGGCTGTGGGTCAATCCCGACTGCGGACTGAAGACCCGCAACACAGACGAGGTGAACGCGTCGCTGAAGAACATGGTTGCCGCCGCCCGCGAGGTCCGGGCCGGCGTGTAA
- a CDS encoding SDR family oxidoreductase, translating into MARIIVFGGHGKVALQVARILTDRGDRVSSVFRNPDQSDDVAATGADPVVADIERLDTDALTDLVTGHDAVVFSAGAGGGNPARTYAVDRDAAIRVIDAAAQAGVKRFVMVSYFGAGPDHGVPPDDPFFPYAESKAAADAHLRASDLDWTVLGPGWLTLEPATGRIEIDREMREVSRADVALVIAAALAEDATIRRTIDFNNGDVPIADALAGRG; encoded by the coding sequence ATGGCTCGAATCATCGTCTTCGGCGGACACGGCAAGGTCGCGCTGCAAGTCGCCCGGATACTGACCGACCGCGGCGACCGGGTGAGCTCGGTCTTCCGCAATCCCGATCAATCCGATGATGTCGCGGCCACCGGCGCCGATCCGGTGGTGGCCGACATCGAGCGGCTCGACACCGACGCTCTGACCGACCTGGTGACCGGGCACGACGCCGTCGTCTTCTCGGCCGGGGCGGGCGGCGGCAACCCGGCGCGGACTTACGCCGTCGACCGCGACGCGGCGATCCGGGTGATCGACGCCGCCGCACAGGCGGGCGTCAAGCGGTTCGTGATGGTGTCCTACTTCGGCGCGGGTCCGGATCATGGTGTGCCGCCGGATGATCCGTTCTTCCCCTACGCGGAGTCCAAGGCGGCGGCGGACGCCCACCTGCGCGCCAGCGACCTGGACTGGACGGTGCTCGGACCCGGCTGGCTCACCTTGGAGCCCGCGACCGGACGAATCGAGATCGACCGGGAAATGCGCGAAGTCTCGCGTGCGGACGTCGCACTCGTCATAGCCGCCGCACTAGCGGAAGATGCCACGATCCGCCGAACCATCGACTTCAACAACGGCGATGTTCCCATCGCCGACGCCCTGGCCGGCCGAGGGTAA
- a CDS encoding SDR family oxidoreductase, whose amino-acid sequence MTIVDRLRYDGKRALVVGGATGMGAAAAKSAAELGAEVIVMDYAPVDYKVAQSVQVDLRDPASIDSALEQIDGPIHAVFSAAGVADGTIDLMKINFIGHRHLIDRLLEKNQLPNGAAICFISSVAGMGWENDLDLMLEFLATPDFAAAEAWCQAHEAEGINHYGTSKKVINTYVATQGYPLAKEGIRINAICPGPTDTPLAQANADLWLSFAQDYRDETGSKVHTPEQMGDVMTFLNSEAACGVSGITLLVDSGHTMASITGAYAPGKPIIDIIMGKVKL is encoded by the coding sequence ATGACCATTGTCGATCGGTTGCGCTACGACGGCAAGCGCGCTCTCGTTGTTGGTGGCGCGACTGGCATGGGCGCTGCGGCGGCCAAGTCAGCAGCCGAGCTGGGTGCCGAAGTCATCGTGATGGACTACGCGCCGGTGGACTACAAGGTCGCCCAGTCCGTCCAGGTGGACCTGCGCGACCCCGCGTCCATCGATTCCGCCCTCGAGCAGATCGACGGCCCCATCCACGCGGTGTTCTCCGCCGCCGGCGTCGCCGACGGCACGATCGACCTGATGAAGATCAACTTCATCGGCCACCGCCACCTCATCGACCGGCTGTTGGAGAAGAACCAGCTGCCGAACGGCGCGGCGATCTGCTTCATCTCCTCGGTGGCCGGCATGGGCTGGGAGAACGACCTGGACCTGATGCTGGAATTCCTGGCCACGCCGGACTTCGCGGCCGCCGAGGCGTGGTGCCAGGCGCACGAGGCCGAAGGCATCAACCACTACGGCACCAGCAAGAAGGTGATCAACACGTACGTGGCGACCCAGGGCTATCCGCTGGCGAAGGAGGGCATTCGGATCAACGCGATCTGCCCGGGCCCGACGGACACCCCGCTGGCCCAGGCCAACGCGGACCTCTGGCTGTCCTTCGCCCAGGACTACCGCGACGAGACCGGCTCGAAGGTGCACACCCCCGAGCAGATGGGCGACGTGATGACCTTCCTTAACAGCGAGGCGGCCTGCGGCGTCAGCGGGATCACGCTGCTGGTGGACTCCGGACACACCATGGCCTCGATTACCGGTGCCTACGCGCCCGGCAAGCCGATCATCGACATCATCATGGGCAAGGTAAAGCTCTAG
- a CDS encoding TetR/AcrR family transcriptional regulator: MAKAESLRASGTADSPTRRAEILATAASLIASSGLRTSLQEIADAAGILPGSLYHHFESKEAILVELILRYQEDLERIGRSAQKRLDGPDARPVADQIIELGSAIANCAVEHRAALQMSFYEGPGTDPELTKLTQQRPAAIQEAMLQTLRAGRWSGYIKPDIDLPTLADRFCQTMLQVGLDVMRHTSSANQVAELLCRIILQGLATRPPADAALDRSNAFAAAKDVIATWSDDSDADPSDKAALVRAVARTEFGRRGYEVTTIRDIASAAGLGTGTVYRVIGSKDELLDSIMRSFGKKVEAGWVSVLRSDATPTEKLDALSWVNVNALDQFSDEFRIQLAWMRLSPPTANPGWSYTTRLRQMKSLLSEGLRSGEIAMDAPSTAMLARCLIGLQWIPENILNEIGKRPALLHVRDTVLRGVAVRGK, translated from the coding sequence ATGGCGAAGGCCGAGTCACTGCGAGCCAGCGGCACAGCTGATTCTCCGACCCGCCGCGCCGAGATCCTGGCCACCGCCGCGTCATTGATCGCATCCTCGGGGCTGCGGACGTCGCTGCAGGAGATCGCCGATGCGGCAGGCATTCTTCCCGGCAGCCTGTATCACCATTTCGAGTCCAAAGAGGCCATCCTGGTCGAGCTGATCTTGCGTTACCAGGAGGACCTGGAGCGCATCGGGCGGTCCGCGCAGAAGAGGCTGGACGGGCCCGACGCTCGTCCGGTCGCCGACCAGATCATCGAGCTCGGGTCGGCGATCGCCAACTGCGCCGTCGAACACCGCGCGGCGTTGCAGATGTCGTTCTACGAGGGACCGGGTACCGACCCGGAGCTGACCAAGCTGACGCAGCAGCGGCCGGCGGCCATCCAGGAGGCGATGCTGCAGACGCTGCGGGCGGGCCGGTGGAGCGGCTACATCAAACCCGACATCGATCTGCCGACGTTGGCCGATCGATTCTGCCAAACCATGCTGCAGGTCGGCCTCGACGTCATGCGCCACACTTCGTCGGCCAACCAGGTTGCCGAATTGCTGTGCCGAATCATCCTGCAGGGCTTGGCAACTCGTCCTCCAGCGGATGCCGCACTGGACCGGTCCAATGCCTTTGCCGCCGCCAAGGACGTCATCGCGACGTGGTCCGACGACAGCGACGCGGACCCGAGTGACAAGGCGGCGCTGGTGCGCGCGGTGGCGCGAACCGAATTCGGGCGCAGGGGGTACGAGGTCACCACCATCCGGGACATCGCCTCGGCGGCCGGTCTGGGCACCGGCACGGTGTACCGGGTGATCGGATCGAAGGACGAACTCCTGGACTCGATCATGCGCTCTTTCGGCAAGAAGGTGGAGGCGGGCTGGGTCAGTGTGCTGCGTTCCGACGCCACCCCCACCGAGAAGCTGGACGCGCTGAGCTGGGTCAACGTCAATGCGTTGGATCAGTTCTCCGACGAGTTCAGGATTCAACTGGCCTGGATGCGGCTCTCGCCGCCGACCGCGAATCCGGGCTGGTCCTACACGACGCGCCTTCGGCAGATGAAATCGCTGCTGTCCGAAGGGCTCCGCTCGGGCGAGATCGCGATGGACGCCCCGTCGACCGCCATGCTGGCGCGCTGCCTGATCGGCCTGCAGTGGATTCCGGAGAACATCCTTAACGAGATCGGTAAACGCCCTGCTTTGCTGCATGTTCGCGACACGGTCCTGCGTGGCGTCGCCGTCCGCGGCAAGTAA
- a CDS encoding nitroreductase family protein, with translation MDIEYLLTATPSARKALDLDAPVDPDDIRDCLRIALQAANGSNAQAWRWLVISDPALRIKIAELYRQAYLLRVGGQLIADLMPAGTPESRVMSSTEWLVENIARVPLLVIPCYEPYLPRIEGDESFHLATLYGSIFPPVWNFQLALHTRGYGTCITTLHLHHEEEIRNLLGIPPTYVQGCLLPVGRLRAGRTFSPAPRRPLEEVVACDRWDGPPL, from the coding sequence ATGGATATCGAGTACCTGCTCACCGCGACGCCTTCGGCCCGCAAAGCGCTCGACCTCGACGCGCCGGTGGACCCCGACGACATCCGCGACTGCCTGCGGATCGCCCTGCAGGCCGCGAACGGGTCGAATGCCCAGGCATGGCGCTGGCTGGTGATCTCGGATCCGGCGCTGCGCATCAAGATCGCCGAGCTGTATCGCCAGGCCTACCTGCTGCGCGTCGGTGGGCAGCTGATCGCCGACCTGATGCCCGCGGGAACTCCCGAGAGCCGGGTCATGTCGTCGACGGAGTGGCTGGTCGAGAACATTGCGAGGGTGCCACTGCTGGTAATCCCTTGCTATGAGCCCTATTTGCCTCGCATCGAGGGCGACGAATCGTTTCACCTGGCCACGTTGTACGGCTCGATCTTCCCGCCGGTGTGGAATTTCCAGCTGGCGCTGCACACCCGGGGATACGGGACGTGCATCACCACGCTGCATCTGCATCATGAAGAGGAAATCCGGAACCTACTCGGGATCCCGCCGACCTACGTTCAGGGTTGTCTGTTGCCGGTCGGGCGGCTGCGGGCGGGCCGCACCTTCTCACCGGCGCCCCGGCGCCCGCTCGAGGAGGTGGTCGCGTGCGACCGCTGGGACGGTCCGCCGCTCTAG